A genome region from Vallitalea okinawensis includes the following:
- the rpsI gene encoding 30S ribosomal protein S9, which produces MAQVKYYGTGRRKSSVARVYLVPGNGKITINKRDIEEFFGLETLKVIVRQPLSLTGTLDKFDVLVNVHGGGFTGQAGAIRHGISRALLEADIELRPALKKAGFLTRDPRMKERKKYGLKAARRAPQFSKR; this is translated from the coding sequence ATGGCACAAGTTAAATATTATGGAACTGGTAGAAGAAAAAGTAGTGTTGCTAGAGTATATTTAGTACCTGGTAACGGTAAAATTACTATCAATAAAAGAGATATCGAAGAGTTCTTCGGTTTAGAAACTTTAAAAGTTATCGTACGTCAACCATTAAGCTTAACAGGTACATTAGATAAATTTGATGTATTAGTTAACGTACATGGTGGTGGATTCACAGGTCAAGCTGGTGCAATTCGTCACGGTATTTCAAGAGCTTTATTAGAAGCGGATATAGAATTACGTCCTGCTCTTAAAAAAGCTGGTTTCTTAACAAGAGACCCAAGAATGAAAGAAAGAAAGAAGTACGGTCTCAAAGCAGCGAGACGTGC
- the rplM gene encoding 50S ribosomal protein L13, with amino-acid sequence MKTYMANAQNVDRKWYVIDATGHTLGRLASEVAKILRGKNKPTYTPHVDTGDHVIIINADKVKLTGKKLDQKYYRWHTGHPGGLKEIKYRDLMATKPELAFTLAVKGMLPKNSLGRSMAKKLRVYAGTEHNHDAQKPEVLEIKY; translated from the coding sequence ATGAAAACATACATGGCGAATGCCCAAAACGTTGATAGAAAATGGTATGTTATTGATGCTACTGGTCATACATTAGGTCGTTTAGCATCTGAAGTTGCAAAAATTTTACGTGGAAAGAATAAGCCAACTTATACTCCACATGTTGATACAGGTGATCATGTTATCATCATTAATGCTGATAAAGTTAAATTAACAGGTAAGAAATTAGATCAAAAATACTACAGATGGCATACAGGTCATCCAGGTGGTTTAAAAGAGATTAAATATAGAGATTTAATGGCTACTAAACCTGAGTTAGCTTTCACTTTAGCAGTTAAAGGTATGTTACCTAAAAATTCTTTAGGTAGATCAATGGCTAAAAAATTACGTGTATATGCTGGTACGGAACATAATCATGATGCACAAAAGCCAGAAGTACTTGAAATCAAATATTAA